A stretch of DNA from Hypanus sabinus isolate sHypSab1 unplaced genomic scaffold, sHypSab1.hap1 scaffold_603, whole genome shotgun sequence:
aaccctgcactttaaggagttggaacttgaaacgcatatgggaattgatggtcattccagatagcagcactctgcccagtcaggagatgatttatcTTCCAACTTGGgatgaacctcactgtaacagtgtgataccagatcaaaccatggcaactcaagtaatctcatctgaaatgttgtcctacacccattgatggattttgtaaatctttttacaggttaaaactgagaaggaatttgtctccaggaatctcaaacacgacacaacagttttgttgtctctgtctatatatttaagaagtggagcaagggattcaatcgacaatccttcctgctcagacagtggggagggattcactcgatcatccttcctgctcagactgtggagaaGGATTCATTTGGTCATCTAAGCAACTGGCACGCCCggcattttacacaggagagaggctgttcacctgcttagtcagtgggaatggattcactcagtcatctcaactgaaggaacatcaacAAGTTCACACTAGTTGATgttccattcacctgttctgtgtgtgaaaaaggATTCTGCTGGCCATCCCaactgtggacacaccagtcagatcacactgggcagaggctggtcatctgctgaatttcagggaagggattctctcggtTATCTGACTTAATGGCACACCAACGTGTTCATACCAGGGgacagccattcacctgctcagtctgtgggaagggattcactcattcatcccgcctacagagtcatcagcgagttcacactggggagaagccattcacctgctcagtctgtgggaagggattcactcattcatccagcctacagagtcatcagagagttcacactggggagaagccattcacctgctcaatctgttggaagagattcactcagtcatcccacctacacagtcatcagcgagttcacactggggagaagccatttacctgctcagtctgtgggaagggattcactcggtcatcaaacctactgagtcatcagcgagttcacactggggagaagccattcacctgctcagaatgtgggaagggattcactcagtcttcccacctagagagtcatcagcgagttcacactggggagaagccattcacctgcttagtctgtgggaagggattcgctcagtcatcccaactacagagtcatcagcgagttcacactggggagaggccattcacctgcacactgtgcgggaagggattcactagctcatctaaactgaaggtgcatcagagagttcacactggggagaagccattcacctgctcagtctgtgggaagggattcgctcagtcatcccaactacagagtcatcagcgagtacacactggggagaggccgttcacctgctcagaatgtgggaagggattcactcagtcatccagcctactgagtcatcagcaacttcacattggggagaggccattcacctgctcagaatgtgggaagggattcatactgtcattctacctacagagacaccagcgagttcacactggggagaggccattcacctgctcagtctgtgggaagagattcactcagtcatcccacctacggaatcatcagcgagttcacactggggagaagccgttcacctgctcagtctgtgggaagggattcactcagtcatcacaactattgacacaccagtcagttcacagtggggactggccgttgttatgaatccctgggtTTCATTTGCTTTGGACTGTCATTTTTCGAGAGtgagattaagaaggtgaatcagtctgacttgcagcttgtttagttttaactgaggacacagacactcagagtcagacggagacgaaggaggaaaaaccgaaggatcgaaaccagggaactggtggccaagggtcactttttggaactttcctatgcccacaagggtgggctaattatcgttcaccgtacatcgaatgtgtggttgtcacctcgtttgatccataggagtggatcggATTTGGCgcatcctgtggagaccacttatgtgttaacccttgcctggctgtggtgtggtagttcacttgaagatgatacaccttgtgacaagtcacttttggtgataatttgtatgtggatttggagagatgacggataaaatctacagcaactgttctcTTGTTTTACCACCATGAAACCTGTGCAATTCTACATATTTGTGTTCTCTCGCcttttaccctggattacaaatctctctcatCGCCTATTCtgtagttgaactgaactttcatacttcaccatctcaagactctaagccttgtttcccccgagctcaatagtttgggagttacatTTACACACATTTATAAACTTAACACTGTTAACatctgtttatcttg
This window harbors:
- the LOC132389569 gene encoding zinc finger protein 239-like, coding for MAHQRVHTRGQPFTCSVCGKGFTHSSRLQSHQRVHTGEKPFTCSVCGKGFTHSSSLQSHQRVHTGEKPFTCSICWKRFTQSSHLHSHQRVHTGEKPFTCSVCGKGFTRSSNLLSHQRVHTGEKPFTCSECGKGFTQSSHLESHQRVHTGEKPFTCLVCGKGFAQSSQLQSHQRVHTGERPFTCTLCGKGFTSSSKLKVHQRVHTGEKPFTCSVCGKGFAQSSQLQSHQRVHTGERPFTCSECGKGFTQSSSLLSHQQLHIGERPFTCSECGKGFILSFYLQRHQRVHTGERPFTCSVCGKRFTQSSHLRNHQRVHTGEKPFTCSVCGKGFTQSSQLLTHQSVHSGDWPLL